DNA from Mucilaginibacter mallensis:
TATTATTTTTTCTATACTCACCGGTTTTGGTGTATTACAATCGGGAGATAAAGGTAAACCATTTAAGGATTTTCTCAATTCTGGAAACGAAGTGTTAAAAAATATTTTAGCTATCATTATGAAAATAGCACCGCTGGGGCTTGGTGCATATTTCGCGGTGCAGGTGGGTACTATTGGGCCAAAATTATTTGGTACTTACAGGGATGCTATGCTTTTGTACCATGGCGTGTGCCTGGTGTATTTTGTGATATTCTTCAGCCTGTATGCTTTTTTAGCCGGAGGTTTTACAGCCGTAAAGCTTTATTGGCAAAATAATATTGTTCCATCGGCCACGGCTATCGGCACATGCAGCAGTATTGCCACCATACCTGCCAATTTAGAGGCTGCAAAGAAAATGGGGATTCCTGAACATATTCGCAATTTGGTTATTCCATTGGGCGCTCCTTTGCACAAGGATGGTTCTGCAATATCTGCAGTTATAAAAATTGCTACCGTGTTTGCCATGTTTCATAGGCCACTGGCTGGTGTAGATGTAATAGTTATTGCCCTGGGCATAAGCGTGGTGTGCAGTATTGTAGAAGGGGGTATTCCCAACGGCGGGTATATTGCCGAACTTCTGGTAATATCAGTGTATGGTTTTCCACCGGAGGCCCTGCCAGCGGTAATGATTATTGGCACATTGGTTGATCCGGTGGCTACGGTGTTGAATGCTACCGGTGATACCGTGGTGGCAATGCTGATAGCCAAGATAATAAAACCGGCCAAATATGTCAAAGTGATAGGTTGAATACCGAGATCTCGCCATTACAATGTGCATGCAATGGTATTAAATGGCGATTAGGATGGTTTGTGCAATTATAATCGGCTTTCCCTACCGAGTATGACAGTCAGCCACATTTTGCACAATACGAATTTAAACTCGATCAGAGGAAGATAGAAAATGCAGTTACGTCCGGATAATTATATTGAATAAGGAGAACGTGAATATTTCTACAAGAAAGCCACCGAATGGAATTACATTATATGTGCCCTATTCGGTGCCCGTTATTTATTTGCGATTTATCTTATTGAATATTATAGATTTAAATGGCCGGATAATCGTCCTGCCATTAGCTTATTATATTACCATGTGTTTTAAAGAATGAAAGAACGATAAATCTCGATATCCATACTATTTGAGAACTAAACCCTCCCATATTTGTCAGAATCTCTACTCTCGACATCTGGTTGCAGGAACATTATGAAATCTTAGTTAGCTAACTTATGATCGCTAATTAATGACTTAATATTTTTAATGCTTTTGGGGGAATATACACTTTGAACACACTTGTATAGGAGCATGATTGCTTATATGAAGTTACTGATCAGAGTATGAATAACAGGTTCGATTTTTCGCGCAGAAAATTTTTAAAAGATTCGATAGTACTGGCTGGTACGCCTTTAATAATAAAAAACACACCATTAGATTTTGCCTCTTTATATAATCCGGGCTTAAGTGCCAAATTATTTTGGATAGAAAAAGGCGGAGGGCCGGCTGCTACCGGATTAACTTGGGGCACGCCATGGCCTAAGGGGAAATTAAAACGTGGAAGTGACTTTTATTTGACAGATGCCGTTGGAGAAAAAAAAGCATTACAGAGCTGGCCATTAGCTTACTGGCCTGACGGAAGCCTTAAATGGACGGGACATGCTGCCGCCGCTGGACTGTCTGTAAATAGTGATTATACTGTTGTTGCAGGAAAAACTGTTCCCTATCAGGAAGAAGTAGTCATCAAGGAGTCTGCTGGCTCAATTTTGATAAACACAGGTAAAATTACTTGTGCCATCAATAAAAAGGGTAAGGTACTGATAGAAAATATTAGCATAAATAATAAACCTGTCGCTACAGAAGGCCGGCTCATCGTGTTGGTACAGGATCAACCAGATGACGATGATATTGAAATCATCAACAAGCAGGAATTGCAAGGATCGATTGACTCAGTTACTGTCGAGCAAAATGGTCCGCTAAGGGCAATTGTAAAAATAACAGGAACACATATTGGTCAAGAGGTTACTTTACTACCCTACGTTATCCGATTATATTTTTACGCGAATAGTGATGAAATACGTTTGCTACATACCCTTATTTATGATGCCGATGAAAAAAAACAGTTTATAAAAGGGGTAGGTATTTCTTTTGATGTCCCCCTAAATGATGAATTGCATAACCGGCATATTCGTTTTGTAAACAGCGCGCATAACGGGATGTTTGCTGAAGCAGTAAGAGGACTAACCGGCTTGCGCAGAGACCCCGGTAAACAAATTAAAGAAGCGCAGCTGAATGGTAAAGCAACTGTCCCGGTGAGTCAGTTTCCACCTGAGATAGCGGAGAATCTGAAATATATACCTGCCTTTGGTGATTATACTTTATTTCAGGGAGACTCAACAGGTTTCAGTATAAAGAAACGCACCGCATCAGGTTATAGCTGGTTGGCATCCGGTCGTGGTGAGCGTGCGCTAGGTACCGTCTACCTGGGTACACCACAAGGTGGTTTGGCCGCCGGAATCCGCAATTTCTGGCAGAGCTTTCCCGCTCAACTGGATATCCGCGACGCTGCAACAGCTACGGGTAAAATTAATTTATGGCTATGGGCACCAAATGCACAGGCGATGGATTTGCGCTTTTATCATAACGGAATGGGGCAGGATACTTACGAGCTGCAGCGTGAAGGATTGGATATTACATATGAAGATTATGAGCCTGGTTTTGGAACACCGCATGGCGTGGCACGAACCAGCGAAATTGTGCTGAAAGGATTGGCGGCTACACCAACTCGCGATGAGTTATTATACATTGCACATAACATTCAGGAACCGGCCAGGTTGATTTGCGACCATACTTATTTGGAGCAACTACGTGTATTTGGTGGTAATTGGACGGTAGAGGACCGTTCTGTCCCGCCAAAAGCTGCTATAGAACAACAGTTGGAATCTTATTTTGAGTATTACCAACAGCAAACCGATTTTCATAATTGGTATGGCTACTGGAATTATGGGGATTTTATGCATACCTATGACCAGGACAGGCACACCTGGCGGTATGATGTAGGTGGTTTTGCCTGGGATAACTCCGAATTATCGTCTGATCTCTGGATATGGTATTATTATTTAAAAACGCAGCGAAGCGATGTTTTTCGTGTCGCTGAAGCCATGACCAGGCATACAGGAGAAGTTGACGTGCATCATATAGGCAGGTTTGCGCCCTTAGGCTCCCGGCATAATGTGATGCATTGGGGCGATAGCGCAAAACAGTTGCGGATAAGCACGGCCGCAAACCGCAGGTTTTACTACTACCTTACCGCTGATGAACGCGTAGGCGATTTATTACGCGAACAGGTAGATGCGGCAAAAGCGTTAAATATTATACAGCCTAACCGTAAGCTGGAGGGTATTAGAGATAAAAAACAACCTGATTACACCACTAATAAAATACCGGCCAGTTTTGGTACAGACTATGGTGCTATTGCAGCAGCCTGGTTAACGGAGTGGGAGCGCACAAATGATGCCGGAATGAAAGAAAAACTGGTGAATAGCATGGTTACGATCGCGGCGCAGCCCCACGGTTTTTTTACAGGAAGCGGCATATTGCATTTGGATACCGGCAAGTTTGATATTACTACAAGTGAGGCATTAAGCGTATCACACCTTAACGCGGTATTTGGTCTTACCGAAATTGCAGAGGAATTAATCAGCCTTATAGATGTGCCGGGATTTACAAAAGCATGGCTTCAATACTGCAGGTTATATAATGCGCCACCGGAAGAACAGCAAAAGGAATTGGGGCAAGCATTAAGTAAACTTAATTTAGGACAGGGACATTCCCGACTCACAGCCTATGCAGCCTACTATAATCAGGATTCCAAATTAGCAGCGCGTGCATGGGATGAATTTTATAGTGGTAAGGCTGGAATAGTACCCGGCCAAATTCAGGCACGAAAAATAAGCGGCCCGTATGTGCTCAATCCTGTTGAAGAAGATGTGGCAGTTTCTACCAACGCTGTTGCCGAATGGGGGCTGGCAGCAATACAGTGCCTGGCTTTTGCCGGAAAAGACATCAGGCCTTTAATACCGTATAATAATCATTAATACACCGTACATGACTAAATATTATAAATTCGTTTTGCTGTTGATACTGTTTTATACAAGTATAACACGCTTAAGTTGTGCTCAGCAGCAGG
Protein-coding regions in this window:
- a CDS encoding dicarboxylate/amino acid:cation symporter; this encodes MSKKQGNFLKHYGSILLLLAGLIIGSVLGIFFGAKVELIKPLGDIFINLLFTVVVPLVFFAIASAIANVERGENFGKLITIMFLVFIGTELLAASLSLISAWWFPIHAELADKKIILESIEKKTIGDQITQLLTASDFFELLSRKSMLALIIFSILTGFGVLQSGDKGKPFKDFLNSGNEVLKNILAIIMKIAPLGLGAYFAVQVGTIGPKLFGTYRDAMLLYHGVCLVYFVIFFSLYAFLAGGFTAVKLYWQNNIVPSATAIGTCSSIATIPANLEAAKKMGIPEHIRNLVIPLGAPLHKDGSAISAVIKIATVFAMFHRPLAGVDVIVIALGISVVCSIVEGGIPNGGYIAELLVISVYGFPPEALPAVMIIGTLVDPVATVLNATGDTVVAMLIAKIIKPAKYVKVIG
- a CDS encoding exo-rhamnogalacturonan lyase family protein → MNNRFDFSRRKFLKDSIVLAGTPLIIKNTPLDFASLYNPGLSAKLFWIEKGGGPAATGLTWGTPWPKGKLKRGSDFYLTDAVGEKKALQSWPLAYWPDGSLKWTGHAAAAGLSVNSDYTVVAGKTVPYQEEVVIKESAGSILINTGKITCAINKKGKVLIENISINNKPVATEGRLIVLVQDQPDDDDIEIINKQELQGSIDSVTVEQNGPLRAIVKITGTHIGQEVTLLPYVIRLYFYANSDEIRLLHTLIYDADEKKQFIKGVGISFDVPLNDELHNRHIRFVNSAHNGMFAEAVRGLTGLRRDPGKQIKEAQLNGKATVPVSQFPPEIAENLKYIPAFGDYTLFQGDSTGFSIKKRTASGYSWLASGRGERALGTVYLGTPQGGLAAGIRNFWQSFPAQLDIRDAATATGKINLWLWAPNAQAMDLRFYHNGMGQDTYELQREGLDITYEDYEPGFGTPHGVARTSEIVLKGLAATPTRDELLYIAHNIQEPARLICDHTYLEQLRVFGGNWTVEDRSVPPKAAIEQQLESYFEYYQQQTDFHNWYGYWNYGDFMHTYDQDRHTWRYDVGGFAWDNSELSSDLWIWYYYLKTQRSDVFRVAEAMTRHTGEVDVHHIGRFAPLGSRHNVMHWGDSAKQLRISTAANRRFYYYLTADERVGDLLREQVDAAKALNIIQPNRKLEGIRDKKQPDYTTNKIPASFGTDYGAIAAAWLTEWERTNDAGMKEKLVNSMVTIAAQPHGFFTGSGILHLDTGKFDITTSEALSVSHLNAVFGLTEIAEELISLIDVPGFTKAWLQYCRLYNAPPEEQQKELGQALSKLNLGQGHSRLTAYAAYYNQDSKLAARAWDEFYSGKAGIVPGQIQARKISGPYVLNPVEEDVAVSTNAVAEWGLAAIQCLAFAGKDIRPLIPYNNH